The window TTTGGCGCCGGTTTCTGAATCCGCAAAGACTGAGTCAATGCCGTATTTGCTTATGTTTTTTTCTATGCACACAAAACCGGTGCTCCTCCTGAAAGAGGGGAGGCTCATGATATCCCGGATTATGCCTGCTTCTATTTCTTCTGGTACTGTGGAAGCGAAAACAATTCCGTCCATGCGATCCCTGATAAGACCGTCAATACTTTCCTGAAATTTCTTAATACCTCCAAGGCTGTCGTGGCTCCCTTCGTTGTCCATAATATTAAGCCGGTAGCCCCTGGTATTGAGAACGTCGTACATACCCTTGAGGACGTAGGGATAAAAAAGGCCGCAGAGGTCAGCGGTGATGATCCCAATGGTTTTGGTATGCTTTATTTTCATTTTTTGGGCTATGGGATTGGCAGTATATTTTAGTTCCTGTACCGCCGCATTTACCCGTCTTGCCAAGTCGTCACTGACAAACTTGTTTTTGTTTATTACATTGGAGACTGTGGAGATTGATACCCCTGCCCGTTTTGCTACATCATGAATGGTGATCATAGAATTAATCTACCTGTATTTTTCTGCTGTATCAACTACCGCCTTATCCAGTATATCTCTCAGATATATGCTATTGTCATGTAAAATAGTGCGCCAACGATCAGCCTCCCCGCTTTTTGGAGCAGAATGCCAGAACTCTGCAACATAGCGCCTGCACCCCTCACGCCATGCGGCAGCTATGGCTTCTCCGAAATTAACATGGCCCTCGCCATAGGGGACTTCCCGGTAGATCCCGGGCTTTGATTCTTTAAGGTGCAGGGCTGCAAGATGACCTGAGGCTTTTTCAATATCTCCGGGCACTGTTGTACCATATAGCAGGGCCGCATTGGTGATGTTTCCTGTATCAGGATAAACCTGCAAATAGGGGGAGGGGAATTTTTTTACCCAATTCATGGCTTTTTCCACCGTATCAATAAAAGGGGTTTCCATAGTTTCAAAGGCCAGTATAACCCCTTCGCGGGCAGCTAAATGAACAGACTTTTCAAGATTTTCGGCAAAGAATTTCTTGGTTTCCTCTGTGGATTTCTTGTAGTACACATCGTAGCCCGCAATCTGAATGATGCGTACTCCCAGCCGTGCAGCCAGCGTGAGGGCCCGCTCCATAATGGAAAGGCTTTTACCTCTTGTTTCAGCGTCAGGATCGCCCATGGGAAACTTGCGGTGGCCGCTCAGGCAGATTGATTTGACGGGGATGCCCGATTCTTCTGCAGCACGGTTAATGGCGCTGATTTCATCCTTTCCCCATTCCAGGCGAGCGAGCTTTTCATCAGTTTCATCAATGGAAAGTTCAAGGTAATCAAAACTCGCATTCCCTGTTTCCTGCAGCTTTTCCTCAATGCTTAATGAGCCGGGCATGCTTTTTTCGTAAAGCCCCAGCTGGTATGGTTTCATCATTAAACCTCGAACTTTTCCCAGACTTGATCCAGGGCATCGCAGGTTTTCGTATAGGTTTCATATTTTTTTCGGTATACGGCGAAGGCGTCGGGGTTAGGTTTGACAGGCGGGGAAATCCTCACCATGGCTTCTGTAGCTTCTGCATAATCTTTGAAGATTCCCGCAGAGACTGCTGCAGCCATGCCCGCCCCCATAGCCCCCAGCTCTTTTACGGAGCTTACTGTTTCTATGGGCAGCTCCAGCACATCGGCAAAAATCTGCACCCACAGTTTTGAATTGGCGGCCCCGCCGGCGAGGCGAACCGCCTCGGGCTTTTTGCGCACAGAAAGCAATTTATCAATATGATGCTTGGCAGAAAAAGCCGCTCCCTCGTAGAGGGATCTCAGCATGTGGTATTTGGTGTGATAGCTTGTAAGGCCGATAAAGCTTGCCTTTGCCAGAGCATGACGATTGGAACCGTAGAGGAAGGGGAGGAAATAAACATCGCATGCCTCGGGGGCAATCAGTGCTGCCTGTTCATCGAGCCAGGAGTAGAGCTTTTTCCCCGCAGGTACTTCTTCATGTTCAAAGATGTTTTTGATGAGCCACTCAAGATTTCCAACCCCTGTGGCGCTGGACTCTTCCAAAAGATACCAGCCCGGCATCGCATAAAGTGAATTCATGGCGATACAGGTTCCGGTTATCGGCGCGGGGGCGATGAATTCGTTGATGCTCCAGGTACCGGTTATAGTGCAGAACTGTTCCGATTTGGTGATGGACATGGCAATGGCGCAGGAATCTATGTCGAACATTCCCCCCGCAACCGGGGTCCCCTCTGCAAGGCCTGTAATCCCGGCGGCTTCTGCGCTCAGCTTCCCGCAGGGGTCTGCCGAATACCTAACGGGGGGCAGCATTGCATAGGCCTCGCCTATCCCAAAAGCCTCCAGCATGTCCTTGTCGATTTTAGCATCCCTCACATTCATAAGGCCGGAGCCTGAAATATTGGTTGCCTCGCTAAAGGCTTCGCCTGTCAGCCTGAAGCGCACATAGTCGGTTACCGAAAACGCCCACTGGATTGATTCATAGACTTGGGGCTCATGATCCTTTATCCATGCCAGAAGGGAAACAGGCTGGCATGGCATGATCTGCTGGCAGAGCCTTGGGTAGAGTTTTTCAAAAGTTCCTTCCCGCTTCCATTTTTCAGGATACTGCCAGGCCCGGTTGTCAGTGGAGATAATGCCGTTGTACGCAGGCTTTCCGTTTTTCCCCCAGGGGTAGAGCCCTTTGCCGTGGCCGCATACGCCTATCCCGATTACGGATTCCGGAGCTGTCCCTGAATCAAAAAGTACCTGGCGTATACAGGCGCAGTTCTGCTCCCAGAGTTCATCCATATCCCGTTCGGTGTATCCCGGCTTGGGGGTAAGCACCGCTGTCTGCCGGGAAGCCACTGCAATTTCTTTGCCTGCTGCGGTAAAAAGCCCTGCCTTGATCACCGTGCCGCCGTTATCAAGGCCAAGAACATATCTTTCCATAAGGATATCTTACCGCAATTCAGCGGGAACTGTCTTGGGCATTTCAGGATTATTGGGTCCAAAATGCTTAAGCAGCACCAAGGTCTCCACCGGGCTCTGGTTCACGATTGTTACGCCCTGCTTCGCCGTTCCCTCAGCCACAAAAAATTCATCGCTGCTCTGCTGCCCAAAACGAAGGAGTGTAGGGGCCTCGCAGAAATGCTTGCCAAATAGGCCATGGCCCTGAATGCAGATTGTTCCGTATGCTGCGGCGTCCTTGACGCTTACAGTCTGCCCCGGCTCAACGGTAAGTTCTTTGGCGCAAACATAGTCATTGGCATAGGATACCCATTTTTCCGTGTAAGCCTTGTCGGAATGGGTAATGACGGGCGGCCGGTAATAATGCTTTTTGTAATTGGGATCGATGTTCTTTTCCCAATCCAAAAGATTGAAGATATATTCGATATCGTTCTTTTTTTCTGGCGGGCACTCGGCAACCAGGAATTCCCTGGGGTATATCTCCCCTGAAACCACATTTTCCTGCACCGAGTTCACGTCGGAATTCCACTGGGGCTCATAAGTCAGCACCGACGCCGGAGCATGGATCACCCCCGGAGGCGTATACCATCCAGTGCCAAGCTCCACCCGGTACGCCCGGGAAAGCTCGGTGATGCGGGTGTCGCCCTTATTGTAATCCCTGAGACGCTGCTTCACTTCTTCGGGCTTTGTGTCAGGGTCAAACCCAAAGTAGGTGGCGTTGAATTCCCCGGTGTAGTTATTGAGCTGCCTGGGGAAATAGTAGGATTCAGGCTTCCCCAGCTTGCCCACCCGTTTGGCATCCTCGAACATGAGGTGCACATGGTGGAACAGTGGGTTGAGAAAATCGAAGAACTTTGAATACATGGGCCAGCCGCCGTATTTTTTCATCAGCTCTTCGCCGACAATCTGGGCGCCCAAGGTATCGATAGCCTCTTTAAGGCTGAATTTTTCGCTATTTTCGTAGCTGACTGCCACATAGCTCATGCCCTCGTCGGCCGCCGCCAATGGCCCGTTCTGCGCCGCTATAGTAGAAGAGAACCACCGTTCTTTGATGGACCCCCGTTCCAGCCCCAGGGCATAGTAATCATCCGGGTGCAGCTTGAGCCTGCGCCCCGCTTTCCCGAAAGGCCTGGGCACAAAAACCGGGTTCAGCCGGAAAATGCCGCCGCCTTGCTCAAAAGTTTTCTCGATTAACGGTCTGTTTGACATAGTATACCCCCTCAATCTCTTGGTTGCCTTAGAAAGATATAGAAAAACGTTTTTTTATAAGATTTATAATTAAAACTTCATAATTATATACTATAGCGTTATTTAAGATAAAATGTCAACAAATACCAGTTAAAAGTTAAATAAATCTCTAAAATAAGTAGATATAAAATAAGAAAATGGAAAATAATAATTTTTTTCTATTTTTTTGTTGACAGCTATTTGGTTCTATGATACTATTTATTAGAGAAACGTTTTTTCAATTATTATAGGAGGAGAGGGTATGAAAAAGTATATCTGTCTTTTTGGGTGTTTCGTGGTTCTTGGTCTCTTTGCTACCTGTAGCAAAGGAAACAAGTCTCCTGATAACTCTGAATCTGTCCCGGTAGGGGTCATTTCTGGCGATGCGGCCTTTGCGAATGCTGCAAGCCTTTCCGGTGAAATTACTGTGTGGAACTGGGATGTGGAGATGTGGAAGCGGGTTATTATACCACCCTTTAATGCGGTTTATCCAAATATAAAAGTAAATTTGGTGAATATTCCCAGCGATGAGTTGAAAGTTAAATTACTGGCAGCTCTGGCTTCCGGGTCTGGTGCCCCTGATGTTGCTACTCTACAGGGTGATGATATTGTACAATTTATTGATAATGGTGGTTTGCTTGATCTTACGGATAGAATAGCTCCGGTAAAGGATGGTTTTCCAGCTTATAAAATTGTGAATGATTCGGATGCTAAGGGTAGAATTTATGGGGTACCAATGGATGCAGGTCCGGTGGCTATGTTCTATCGTACTGATTTATTTGCAAAGGTGGGTGTTATTTCTCCTCCTGAAACATGGGAAGAATGGCTTGAAGTGGGAGCAAAGCTGAAGAGTCAGGGATTATATCTTCATCGGGCTACCTCAACCGGGGATGGGGAATTTACCCGGATGTTGGTTCAACAACAAGGAGGTAGCTTCTTTGATGCTAAAGGAAATGCAACCGTTGATACTCCGGAGCTTTTTAAAGCTCTGGAACTCCAGAAGAAGCTGGTTACTTCTGGAGTTGGGGTCGATGCATCAAGTTGGACTCCAGATTACAATGATTTAATGCAAGGCAACCAATTGGCTACTCATATAGGTGCTGCTTGGTATATGAATGCAATGATGGGTTCTTGGCCTAATACGCCAAAATCCTGGCGTTTGGCCCCTATGCCCTATTTTGCAGGTTCCAAACCTGCATCCTCCAACAATGGCGGGTCGGAGCTTGTTATTCCCGAGCAGAGTAAAAATAAGGAACTGGCTTGGGCTTTTGTTAATTTTCGCTGTTCTACAGTACAAGGTCGTGTAGCTATAACACAAGAACTTGGAGAGTTTGGTTGTTATATGCCAGCTTATGAAGATCCAAAATTAATGAATGCTACTATCGATTTTTTTGGG is drawn from Leadbettera azotonutricia ZAS-9 and contains these coding sequences:
- a CDS encoding L-ribulose-5-phosphate 3-epimerase, coding for MMKPYQLGLYEKSMPGSLSIEEKLQETGNASFDYLELSIDETDEKLARLEWGKDEISAINRAAEESGIPVKSICLSGHRKFPMGDPDAETRGKSLSIMERALTLAARLGVRIIQIAGYDVYYKKSTEETKKFFAENLEKSVHLAAREGVILAFETMETPFIDTVEKAMNWVKKFPSPYLQVYPDTGNITNAALLYGTTVPGDIEKASGHLAALHLKESKPGIYREVPYGEGHVNFGEAIAAAWREGCRRYVAEFWHSAPKSGEADRWRTILHDNSIYLRDILDKAVVDTAEKYR
- a CDS encoding FGGY-family carbohydrate kinase, whose protein sequence is MERYVLGLDNGGTVIKAGLFTAAGKEIAVASRQTAVLTPKPGYTERDMDELWEQNCACIRQVLFDSGTAPESVIGIGVCGHGKGLYPWGKNGKPAYNGIISTDNRAWQYPEKWKREGTFEKLYPRLCQQIMPCQPVSLLAWIKDHEPQVYESIQWAFSVTDYVRFRLTGEAFSEATNISGSGLMNVRDAKIDKDMLEAFGIGEAYAMLPPVRYSADPCGKLSAEAAGITGLAEGTPVAGGMFDIDSCAIAMSITKSEQFCTITGTWSINEFIAPAPITGTCIAMNSLYAMPGWYLLEESSATGVGNLEWLIKNIFEHEEVPAGKKLYSWLDEQAALIAPEACDVYFLPFLYGSNRHALAKASFIGLTSYHTKYHMLRSLYEGAAFSAKHHIDKLLSVRKKPEAVRLAGGAANSKLWVQIFADVLELPIETVSSVKELGAMGAGMAAAVSAGIFKDYAEATEAMVRISPPVKPNPDAFAVYRKKYETYTKTCDALDQVWEKFEV
- a CDS encoding ABC transporter substrate-binding protein, translating into MKKYICLFGCFVVLGLFATCSKGNKSPDNSESVPVGVISGDAAFANAASLSGEITVWNWDVEMWKRVIIPPFNAVYPNIKVNLVNIPSDELKVKLLAALASGSGAPDVATLQGDDIVQFIDNGGLLDLTDRIAPVKDGFPAYKIVNDSDAKGRIYGVPMDAGPVAMFYRTDLFAKVGVISPPETWEEWLEVGAKLKSQGLYLHRATSTGDGEFTRMLVQQQGGSFFDAKGNATVDTPELFKALELQKKLVTSGVGVDASSWTPDYNDLMQGNQLATHIGAAWYMNAMMGSWPNTPKSWRLAPMPYFAGSKPASSNNGGSELVIPEQSKNKELAWAFVNFRCSTVQGRVAITQELGEFGCYMPAYEDPKLMNATIDFFGDQKVFQFFASQTGRVPTNFVITSAFSEVLNMIGANSGSIITGRVPLEKGIADMQTQATAIVAKYR